A DNA window from Ranitomeya imitator isolate aRanImi1 chromosome 2, aRanImi1.pri, whole genome shotgun sequence contains the following coding sequences:
- the PYY gene encoding peptide YY — MVTSMKLWPMMVAIAVCVLICLGTIVEGYPPKPESPGEDASPEEINKYLTALRHYINLVTRQRYGKRDSPADSLISELLYGDNGNHNSRSRYEDSSYNW; from the exons ATGGTAACCTCTATGAAGCTGTGGCCAATGATGGTAGCTATTGCAGTGTGTGTCTTAATATGTCTAGGGACAATAGTAGAGGGATATCCACCAAAACCAGAATCTCCTGGAGAAGATGCTTCCCCAGAGGAAATAAATAAATATCTGACCGCTTTGAGGCATTATATCAACCTGGTGACAAGGCAAAG ATATGGGAAGAGGGACAGTCCTGCTGACAGTCTGATTTCTGAGCTACTTTATGGAGACAATGGAAACCACAACAGCCGATCACG GTACGAGGACTCCTCTTATAACTGGTGA